The Fodinibius saliphilus genomic interval AATACTCCGAACAATTTCAAAATTGGGTATTTCCTCCTGCTGATAATACTATAATCGGTCAATAGAAGTACGTTTATTTTGCTTGATGTCCTTGAAATGGGATGGTGCAAGTCCCGTCTCTTTTTTAAACTGTCGTGAAAAATGCTGTTGACTACTATAGTCAAGCTCCAAAGCAATCTGGCTTAGGGTTTTCTCATCATATACAATAAGTTCTTTAGCTCGTTCTATTTTTTGAAGAATAAAATACCGCTCTATTGATTTGCCCTCAACGGCAGAAAAAAGGCGACTAATCTGCTGATAGTCTTTATAAATATTATCTGCTAAAAAGTCGGATAAGTTATTCTCTAATGGAGTGCCTGACCTCACTTGCTGAATAATAAGTTGCTTCACCTGTTCAACAATGCGACTGTTCTCATCATCAATAATATCAAAACCATTATCACGAATAATGGAAATAAGTTTGGCATACTGATCTTCATCAATAGGTTGAGTCAGATACAACTCACCAAGTTCCATATTTTGCACCTCAAATCCAGCTAGTTTCAGCTTTTCTTCTAATACCTCAGCACAGTGGTTGCACACCATATTTTTAATATGAAAGTGTTTGTTGTTCATAGGAAATAAAATAAAACAATTAATGGAAAACTATTACTATTTACCAAAACAGAGTATAACGTTTAACGTTCTATAGAATTTGTCATACTTATCTATATTCATTTCCTAACAAGTTCACATTGAGAATATCCTTCCAAATGTTAGGAATGATTTATCGTATTCTCTTGCACTTTTTTGATAATTCCTTGCAGAATTATGTTCAGCTAGCTCATTATAAGCTACAGGAAATTCTTCGTATCTCCTCTACCCCTGTTATGCTTTCTTTTTTTACTATTCGAAGTTGCAGCTTGATATCATATTTGCGAGATATCTCTCTGATTATGGTAGTGAGCTATTTTTCAAGTTCGATAGCTGCCGTTAAAATAATACCCAAGGAAAGTTCCCACCTAATTCAAACCCTGACATAGTCAGTGGTATTCCCCCCTACATTTTTTCAAACTTTATTCTACTATTTTCAATGAAATTAAGCGTTGGAAAGCATGGGGTGTTCAAGATCACAATAAATCTACAAAGCTAAGTATCTCATTTGTGTTAGTTACATTTAACACAAAACATACCCATTGAGGTACTAATTATGATTGAAAAAACACTTCCCAACAACTTCGTTAAACTTGCAGAAGAACAACGTGAAAATGAAGAAAAGCTCTTTTCGAAAGAGAATGTGGTAGGCGTTGCACTCGGAAACAAGATCAAGAATGGTAAAGATACTGAAGAACCATCTATTCATGTCTTAGTGCAACACAAAATGGATCCCTCCTTACTTTCCAAGAATGATATAGTTCCTAAAACGATTAAGGGCACAAAAACTGATGTCATAGAAGTTGGCCAAATTGTAGCAGGCCCTTTAGCTCCTGATATTGAACCCATCAACAAAACCGATATAGACTCTGGTAATGGCGATTTAGCTGACTGGAATATGCAGGATGAACTGGATGATATACTGTCTAAATCTAAAAGACGCACTAAGAAAAAACAATGGCAGCAAACACCTGTAACAGAAATATCACCAGAACAGCTTCACCAACGCAGCCGTCCTGTACGAGGTGGATTTAGTATTGGACACTATAAAGTCACTGCCGGTACAATGGCAACTGCTTGTTACGATCTAAAATCCTTCCCTGGTATACCTCAGAAGTTTTATATCCTAAGTAATAACCACGTCTTGGCTAATTCCAATAATGCCAACATGGGAGATCCGATATTGCAACCGGGCCCTTATGATGGTGGTACATATCCGCGGGATATGGTAGGCCGTTTAAGCAGATTTATTCCTATTCGATTCAAGAATTCTAGAACTACTCCCCGTAACTATGTGGATGCCGCTATTGCCGAAGTCCCATTTCATATCGCTAACCGTGAAGTATACTGGATTGGACACGTTAAAGATCTATATGCAGCACCAAAAGTCGGTGATATTGTGCAGAAAGTTGGTCGTACCACCAATTTTAGTACCGGACGGGTCAAAAGTATTAATGCTACGGTTGATGTAAATTATGGAAATGGTCGTATAGCTCGGTTTGCTCACCAAATCCTAACTAGTCGAATGAGTGCTGGTGGTGACTCGGGTAGTCTCGTTACTACACTAGATGAAGAAGCAGTAGGACTATTATTTGCTGGATCGCCTTATGTTACGGTTCTGAATAATATCTTATATGTACAATCATTACTCAATATTCGCATACATGAAAAATAATGATGACTGGAATTATATCCTCTAAACTTTAAACGATAATAGTGAGAGGCAACCCTAAACTGCCTCTCACTCTCTAAATATAGATCAGCAATGGATAAAAACTTTAATAACGTACTCCGAAAAGCCCAAAACAACTGGATGAATATTAAGGATGTTATTTCTGTAGCTGAAGGCTTACAAGATAAAAAACGATGTATTGATGTTTATCTAGCTAACCAAAACGAGAAAGTAAAAGAACAAATACCAACTGAATACAAAGGATACAAGGTAGTATTTAGAGACAGTGGCGGGCCTTTTAAAAGCCAATAAACTATCTATAATATCCATCAGGATATAATTAATTATTAGATATTTATTGAGTATATGCATTACCCTTCTATGATAGTTATCTTAACAAATGGTATACTTTTTGAGCTCGAACTGCCATCAAAACATCAACTGCGATGCTTGATGCTTTTCATACGGGAGATTACTGGATAAGCCGGTTTATTATACAGCGTGGAATCGGGCTTATGTACCTGATTGCTTTTATTGTAGCTATTAATCAATTTCGACCGTTGCTTGGTGAAAATGGCTTACTCCCTGTACCACGTTTTATTGAACGCATCTCATTTAACAGCTCACCCAGTATTTTTCATTGGCACTACTCCGATTCCTTTTTTTCCTTCATTGCCTGGATCGGCTTGGGTCTATCCATGCTGGCAGTAACCGGAGTATCCGATAACGGCCCTCTTTGGTTGTCCGTCGTTATATGGTCGCTGCTTTGGTTTTTATATCTATCCATCGTTAATGTTGGACAAATTTTCTATGGTTTTGGATGGGAGTCACTTCTGCTGGAAGCCGGATTTTATGCAATTTTTTTAGGTCCATTACATTTCCAAACTCCTTTTTTAGTAATTATTATAATTCGCTGGCTAGTATTTCGACTAGAATTTGGTGCAGGCCTCATTAAAATGCGGGGGGATCAGTGTTGGCGAAATCTCACATGCCTCAACTATCACCATGAAACGCAGCCTTTACCCAATCCTTTAAGCATATTTTTTCACCGACTGCCGGAATTTTATCACAAGATCGAAACGCTTTTCAACCATATTGTTCAACTCGGAGCGGTATGGCTGTTATTTCTTCCCCAACCTTTTACTTCCATAGGTGCCGGTATGATCATTTTATCTCAAGGATATCTTATCATAAGCGGAAACTATGCGTGGTTAAACTGGATGACCTTAATACTGGCTTTTAGCGGTATCAGTGATACCTACCTACAGCACCTTTTCGCTCTTCATATCCCTCAAAGCCTTGTAACACCTATTTATTTTCAAATTATCATTATCGGACTTGCCGTTTTAGTAACGTACCTGAGTATTTCTCCTATTAAAAACATGCTATCTCCCCGACAACGGATGAATGCAAGCTTCAATCCCTTGCACCTAGTAAATACATATGGTGCATTCGGAGGTGTCACTAAAACCAGATATGAAATAATCATTGAAGGTACTACCGATGACAAAATAGATATAGATACCCAATGGCAGGAATATAAATTTAAAGGTAAAGTCGATGATCCCAAACACATGCCATTGCAAATCGCCCCTTATCATCTGCGTCTGGACTGGCAAATGTGGTTTGCTGCCATGTCCTCTTTACGATCTAATTCATGGCTATTACGTTTAATTAAGAAACTTCTTAAGAATGACCCTTCAGCTATCGGCTTGATAGCTCATAACCCGTTTACAGAGCAATCCCCAACTTATATACGAGCTCGGTTATTTAAATATGAATTTAGTAACTCTGAGGAGTTCTCCCAGAATAGCCAGTGGTGGCAGCGAGAGTTTAAACAGATCTATATGCCACCAAAATCACTAGATGAACTGGAAGGAATCAGGTTTTAAATTCGCAGAAAAATGAATTAATATTTTCTAGTAATTATTTAAGCAATTCTTTTAATTAAACTACGTCATTATGAGTTTTTTGGAAGGGAAGGAACTTGTTAATCATCTCAAATCTATCATCCATGAAGACACCCAGTTACATAAAGATCACTTTGACCTAAGTGCTGCCCAAATAGACCGGTTTACCATCGCTGGAGCCCTCGACTTTGGAGGAAGTGAGTTTAAACCGGTACAAACAGAATCCGTAGAATTACAGAAAAAACAAAGTGCCGATTATGGATGGTGGCACCTATCTGAAGGAACTTATCAAATAATAATGAACGAGACCCTTACCGAAATAACTGATGCCACAGCACTCCTGACCCCACACCCTCATATTCAAAAAGCGGGGGTTACAGCCAATACAACTATTCTACAAGAAACAGAAAATACTCCGATTACAATGACTATACATATACCTTCGGTAGGCTGTAATATTAAGGAAAATGCCCGAGTCGCTTCTCTCTATCTCCTTTCATATTAATGTCCGTTTAAAATAATAACTATTGAACTACTTCTATTAACTTACAATTCATATGAAAACTGTACGCTGGGGAATTCTTAGTACTGCAAAAATTGCTGTCGAAAAAGTAATTCCTGCTATTCAGCAGGCTGAAAACAGTACGGTTTCAGCGATCAGTTCTCGTTCTGCTGAAAAAGCCGATGCCATTGCCAATAAATTAGATATTCCCACTTCCTATGGTTCCTATGAAGAACTTCTTAATGATGCTAATATAGATGCCATATATAATCCTCTTCCCAATCACCTTCATGTTCCAAAATCTATTGAAGCGTTACAGCACCAAAAACATGTGCTTTGTGAAAAGCCGATCTCTTTGGATGAAAATGAGGCACAGAATTTACTCTTTGCGAGTCAGCAGTTCCCGGATCTTAAAATTATGGAAGCATTTATGTACCGATTTCATCCCCAATGGAGAAAAGCAAAATCAATTGTTGATTCCGGTAAAATTGGCAATCTCCAGACAATAGAATCATTCTTTTCATACTACAACGACGATCCGGCTGACATACGTAATAATCCGGATATGGGAGGCGGAGGACTAATGGATATCGGTTGCTACTGTATTTCAGTGTCTCGCTTTCTTTTTGATTCTGAACCCAATGAGGTTTCCGGATACTGGAAAATTAATCCTGAAACCAATGTAGATTATATAGCATCCGGTGTACTTAATTTCAGGGATGGTACGGCAACATTCTCTTGCAGTACCAAAGCGACTCCTTACCAACACGTTAATGTGGTAGGAACAGAGGGGCG includes:
- a CDS encoding AraC family transcriptional regulator translates to MNNKHFHIKNMVCNHCAEVLEEKLKLAGFEVQNMELGELYLTQPIDEDQYAKLISIIRDNGFDIIDDENSRIVEQVKQLIIQQVRSGTPLENNLSDFLADNIYKDYQQISRLFSAVEGKSIERYFILQKIERAKELIVYDEKTLSQIALELDYSSQQHFSRQFKKETGLAPSHFKDIKQNKRTSIDRL
- a CDS encoding serine protease yields the protein MIEKTLPNNFVKLAEEQRENEEKLFSKENVVGVALGNKIKNGKDTEEPSIHVLVQHKMDPSLLSKNDIVPKTIKGTKTDVIEVGQIVAGPLAPDIEPINKTDIDSGNGDLADWNMQDELDDILSKSKRRTKKKQWQQTPVTEISPEQLHQRSRPVRGGFSIGHYKVTAGTMATACYDLKSFPGIPQKFYILSNNHVLANSNNANMGDPILQPGPYDGGTYPRDMVGRLSRFIPIRFKNSRTTPRNYVDAAIAEVPFHIANREVYWIGHVKDLYAAPKVGDIVQKVGRTTNFSTGRVKSINATVDVNYGNGRIARFAHQILTSRMSAGGDSGSLVTTLDEEAVGLLFAGSPYVTVLNNILYVQSLLNIRIHEK
- a CDS encoding lipase maturation factor family protein; amino-acid sequence: MLDAFHTGDYWISRFIIQRGIGLMYLIAFIVAINQFRPLLGENGLLPVPRFIERISFNSSPSIFHWHYSDSFFSFIAWIGLGLSMLAVTGVSDNGPLWLSVVIWSLLWFLYLSIVNVGQIFYGFGWESLLLEAGFYAIFLGPLHFQTPFLVIIIIRWLVFRLEFGAGLIKMRGDQCWRNLTCLNYHHETQPLPNPLSIFFHRLPEFYHKIETLFNHIVQLGAVWLLFLPQPFTSIGAGMIILSQGYLIISGNYAWLNWMTLILAFSGISDTYLQHLFALHIPQSLVTPIYFQIIIIGLAVLVTYLSISPIKNMLSPRQRMNASFNPLHLVNTYGAFGGVTKTRYEIIIEGTTDDKIDIDTQWQEYKFKGKVDDPKHMPLQIAPYHLRLDWQMWFAAMSSLRSNSWLLRLIKKLLKNDPSAIGLIAHNPFTEQSPTYIRARLFKYEFSNSEEFSQNSQWWQREFKQIYMPPKSLDELEGIRF
- a CDS encoding Gfo/Idh/MocA family protein; the protein is MKTVRWGILSTAKIAVEKVIPAIQQAENSTVSAISSRSAEKADAIANKLDIPTSYGSYEELLNDANIDAIYNPLPNHLHVPKSIEALQHQKHVLCEKPISLDENEAQNLLFASQQFPDLKIMEAFMYRFHPQWRKAKSIVDSGKIGNLQTIESFFSYYNDDPADIRNNPDMGGGGLMDIGCYCISVSRFLFDSEPNEVSGYWKINPETNVDYIASGVLNFRDGTATFSCSTKATPYQHVNVVGTEGRIVIPIPFNPPSMKKTTITLHKDQQSENIIFDPANHYTLEVEAFNHAIRNNTTVPTPLDDAIKNMHVIDRFRRSAGSSPPNGY